The Halanaerobium praevalens DSM 2228 genome contains a region encoding:
- the ahpF gene encoding alkyl hydroperoxide reductase subunit F, which produces MLEADIKEQLKEYFQLLEANVLIKASIGSDQKSKEMHSFLKELASLSSKLELKETSLARTPSFSLTAAGQETGVSFAGIPLGHELNSLVLALLQASGREPKVEAKLIKQIKNIEQEYNFETYISLSCNNCPDVVQALNIMSIINPNITHTMIDGAFFKGEVEEKSILAVPAIYLNGEFFKSGRLTLTKILEHLVGKIDNSELNEKDPYDVLIVGGGPAAASAAIYAARKGIKTAIVAERFGGQVLDTAEIENFIGQKNIEGSKLISKFKEHIEDYDIDLILSQKAKSLEKNELVELELESGAVLKSKTLIAATGASWRQLNIPGEAEFKNKGVAYCPHCDGPMFEDKDVAVIGGGNSGVEAAIDLAGIAKSVTLLEFLPELKADQVLQNRLEEIDNLKVIKNVDCQEIKGTDTVNAISYVERDSGQKQELDLDGVFVQIGLKANTDWLKDKVELNQYGEIITTANQSTNLAGVFAAGDCADSIYKQIVISIGSGASAALAAFDYLIRN; this is translated from the coding sequence ATGTTAGAGGCAGATATCAAAGAGCAATTAAAAGAATATTTTCAGTTATTAGAAGCCAATGTTTTAATTAAAGCCAGCATTGGTTCTGATCAAAAATCTAAAGAAATGCATTCATTTTTAAAAGAATTAGCCTCTCTTTCTTCTAAACTTGAACTAAAAGAAACTTCGCTGGCCAGAACACCTAGTTTTAGCTTAACTGCAGCAGGTCAAGAGACTGGTGTTAGTTTTGCTGGTATACCTTTAGGTCATGAATTAAATTCACTAGTTTTAGCTTTACTGCAGGCTAGTGGTCGAGAACCTAAGGTAGAAGCAAAATTAATTAAGCAGATAAAAAATATTGAGCAAGAATATAATTTTGAAACTTATATTAGCTTAAGTTGTAATAATTGTCCTGATGTTGTACAAGCTTTAAATATTATGAGTATAATTAACCCCAATATTACTCATACAATGATTGATGGTGCTTTCTTTAAAGGTGAGGTTGAAGAAAAAAGCATCTTAGCTGTACCAGCAATTTATTTAAATGGAGAATTCTTTAAGAGTGGTCGTTTAACTTTAACTAAGATCTTGGAACATTTAGTTGGTAAAATAGATAATTCTGAATTAAATGAGAAAGATCCTTATGATGTCTTAATTGTCGGTGGAGGTCCAGCAGCAGCCAGTGCTGCTATTTATGCAGCGCGAAAAGGGATTAAAACTGCAATTGTAGCTGAACGTTTTGGCGGCCAAGTTTTAGATACTGCTGAAATTGAGAACTTTATTGGTCAAAAAAATATAGAGGGTTCTAAATTAATCAGTAAATTTAAAGAACATATTGAAGACTATGATATTGACTTAATTTTATCTCAAAAAGCTAAGAGTTTAGAAAAAAATGAATTAGTAGAATTAGAGCTAGAAAGTGGAGCAGTTTTAAAGTCTAAAACTTTAATTGCTGCTACTGGAGCAAGCTGGCGCCAACTTAATATTCCTGGTGAAGCTGAGTTTAAGAATAAAGGAGTTGCTTATTGTCCTCACTGTGATGGCCCAATGTTTGAAGATAAAGATGTGGCTGTTATCGGAGGTGGTAATTCTGGAGTCGAAGCAGCAATTGATTTGGCTGGGATTGCTAAGAGTGTAACCTTATTAGAATTTCTACCAGAATTAAAAGCTGATCAGGTTCTCCAAAATCGATTAGAAGAGATTGATAATCTTAAGGTAATTAAAAATGTAGATTGTCAGGAAATTAAGGGAACAGATACAGTAAATGCTATTAGTTATGTTGAAAGAGATAGTGGTCAAAAACAAGAACTTGATTTAGATGGAGTTTTTGTGCAAATTGGTTTAAAAGCAAATACAGATTGGCTAAAAGATAAAGTTGAGCTGAATCAATATGGTGAAATTATAACCACTGCCAATCAGAGTACCAATTTAGCTGGAGTTTTTGCAGCTGGTGATTGTGCAGATAGCATTTATAAACAAATTGTTATTTCAATTGGTTCTGGAGCTAGTGCAGCTTTAGCAGCTTTTGATTATTTAATTAGAAATTAA
- the ahpC gene encoding alkyl hydroperoxide reductase subunit C has protein sequence MSLVGKKVMPFKANAYQNGEFLEVTEEDFEGQWSVVVFYPADFTFVCPTELEDLQNEYDALKEMGVEVYSVSTDTHFTHKAWHDNSDTIGKIEFVMVGDPSHTLCENFDVLIEEDGLADRGTFIIDPDGVVQGVEINAGNLGRDSSALVRKIKAAQYVRNNPDEVCPAKWEEGSKTLKPGLDLVGKI, from the coding sequence ATGTCATTAGTAGGAAAGAAAGTAATGCCATTTAAAGCTAACGCTTATCAGAACGGAGAATTTCTAGAGGTTACAGAGGAAGACTTTGAAGGACAGTGGAGTGTAGTAGTTTTTTATCCAGCTGACTTTACTTTTGTCTGCCCAACAGAATTAGAAGATTTACAAAATGAATATGATGCTTTAAAAGAAATGGGAGTTGAAGTTTATTCTGTTTCAACAGATACTCACTTTACTCACAAAGCTTGGCATGATAATTCTGACACAATTGGAAAAATAGAATTTGTAATGGTTGGAGATCCATCTCATACTCTGTGTGAAAACTTTGATGTTTTAATTGAGGAAGATGGTTTAGCAGATCGTGGTACTTTTATTATTGATCCAGATGGAGTAGTACAGGGTGTAGAGATTAATGCTGGTAACTTAGGCAGAGACTCTAGTGCTCTTGTTAGAAAAATTAAAGCTGCTCAATATGTAAGGAATAATCCTGATGAAGTATGTCCTGCTAAATGGGAAGAAGGAAGTAAAACCTTAAAGCCTGGACTAGATCTAGTAGGTAAAATCTAA
- a CDS encoding M23 family metallopeptidase, which translates to MKEKIKNFLLQKFHLKIVPDSAEKNIKTFSLTALYPVLGILILILILTSLFIGLGTYKIKYDSTQNQIKEAESTAAKNKFLKKELVKLKSDTDKLRNSLVMLNEYQHNVYQLLKNEDFDIKEEDFKLKDLELKNLDKPDLPQGGVFKSYEIKNQADLINNIKMNLSLLKKEIPVHNKRLAKFEHKIEEQKIKNRARPSIWPLADNGDGYISSHFGPRSDPKSHQNAFHEGLDVAVWYNTPVLAAAYGKVTHVGWKGGYGRAVIIDHGQGYKTLYGHLNGYKVKKGDYVKRGDTIALTGNSGRSTGPHLHYEVLVNSKPKNPLDYIGGR; encoded by the coding sequence ATGAAAGAAAAAATAAAAAACTTTTTATTACAAAAGTTTCATTTAAAAATAGTTCCAGATTCAGCAGAGAAAAATATTAAAACTTTTTCTTTAACTGCTCTTTACCCTGTTTTAGGAATTTTGATCTTAATTTTAATTTTAACTTCTTTATTTATAGGTCTTGGCACTTACAAAATAAAATATGATTCTACTCAAAATCAGATTAAAGAAGCCGAAAGTACTGCTGCCAAAAATAAGTTTCTCAAAAAAGAATTAGTTAAATTAAAATCTGATACAGATAAGCTCAGAAATTCATTGGTGATGTTAAATGAATATCAGCATAATGTTTATCAATTACTTAAAAATGAAGATTTTGATATTAAAGAAGAAGATTTTAAGCTTAAAGACTTAGAACTTAAAAATTTAGATAAACCAGATTTACCCCAAGGTGGAGTTTTTAAAAGTTATGAAATTAAAAATCAAGCAGATTTAATCAATAATATAAAAATGAACTTATCTTTACTTAAAAAAGAAATACCTGTCCATAATAAAAGATTAGCTAAATTTGAACATAAAATAGAAGAACAAAAAATAAAAAATAGAGCTAGACCAAGTATTTGGCCTTTAGCCGATAATGGTGATGGCTATATTTCTTCTCATTTCGGACCCCGAAGTGACCCTAAATCTCATCAAAATGCTTTTCATGAAGGCCTTGATGTTGCTGTTTGGTACAATACACCTGTTTTAGCAGCTGCTTATGGGAAAGTTACTCATGTTGGTTGGAAAGGAGGTTATGGTAGAGCAGTTATTATTGACCATGGTCAAGGATATAAAACTCTCTACGGTCACTTAAATGGTTATAAAGTTAAAAAAGGAGATTATGTTAAAAGAGGAGATACAATTGCTTTAACTGGTAATTCAGGTCGTAGTACAGGACCACATCTCCATTATGAAGTATTGGTAAACTCTAAACCTAAAAACCCGTTAGATTACATAGGAGGAAGATAA
- a CDS encoding bactofilin family protein encodes MFNSSKNEENKTQSKEIESIIGKGAKITGELVTSNSVRVEGKIDGSIESKSTLVIGKEALIKNKVQAKNITIAGQVEGEIIAHNKVELLQTAKVNADISTKSLKIEEGAVFNGSSKSLTEHKTAKINQKDKKQKTKSNNKNKK; translated from the coding sequence ATGTTTAATAGTTCTAAAAATGAAGAAAATAAAACACAAAGCAAAGAAATAGAAAGCATTATTGGCAAAGGAGCAAAAATAACTGGAGAATTAGTTACTTCTAATTCAGTTAGAGTTGAAGGAAAAATAGATGGTTCAATTGAATCAAAATCAACTTTAGTAATTGGTAAAGAAGCTTTAATAAAAAATAAAGTTCAAGCTAAAAATATAACTATTGCTGGTCAAGTTGAAGGAGAAATTATAGCTCATAATAAAGTAGAACTACTCCAAACTGCTAAAGTTAATGCTGATATTAGTACCAAATCTTTAAAAATAGAAGAAGGAGCTGTTTTTAATGGCTCTAGCAAATCACTAACTGAGCATAAAACAGCAAAAATTAATCAAAAAGATAAAAAACAAAAAACAAAAAGTAACAATAAAAATAAGAAATAA
- a CDS encoding alanine/glycine:cation symporter family protein yields the protein MLAVLENIIGWGNKIVWSYALVYMLLGLGLYFTFKTKFVQFRFIKEMITLLSEKAVSSVSGQELGDQVSSFQAFCVTIASRVGTGNLAGVAIAIAVGGPGAVFWMWVVALIGAASGFIESTLAQVYKIKDENGNYRGGPAYYMDQALNQKWMGILFSVLLTFSFGLVFNAVQANTITFAFEEAFGFSRFGVGIVLSAFVAIIIFGGVKRIARTVEKIVPIMAIGYLIIALIVVFKNLSAVPEVFSLIFSNAFGLNEAIGGGLGATIMMGIKRGLFSNEAGMGSAPNAAATAEVTHPVKQGLVQTLAVFTDTILICSATAFVIIISGVYTETGLEGIQLTQLALTKTVGPWADIFVAIAILLFAFSSILGNYVYGETNIKFGNISNNWLIVYRIAVLAMVLFGSVSKINLVWNMADLSMGLMAFVNLIAITFLAPIAAKVLKDYADQKKLGKNPVFKKDTISETAEVECWD from the coding sequence ATGTTAGCTGTTTTAGAAAATATTATAGGCTGGGGGAACAAAATAGTTTGGTCTTATGCCTTAGTTTATATGCTCTTAGGTTTAGGACTTTATTTTACTTTTAAAACTAAATTTGTTCAGTTTAGATTTATAAAAGAGATGATTACTCTCTTAAGTGAAAAAGCTGTTAGTTCTGTTTCTGGTCAAGAACTGGGGGATCAAGTTTCATCTTTTCAGGCTTTTTGTGTTACTATTGCTTCTCGAGTGGGAACTGGTAACTTGGCAGGAGTAGCAATTGCTATTGCTGTTGGAGGTCCAGGGGCAGTTTTTTGGATGTGGGTAGTTGCTTTAATTGGAGCTGCTTCTGGTTTTATTGAATCTACTCTGGCCCAGGTATATAAGATTAAGGATGAAAACGGAAATTATCGGGGTGGACCTGCCTATTATATGGATCAGGCTTTAAATCAAAAATGGATGGGAATTTTATTTTCAGTTTTATTAACCTTTTCTTTTGGTTTAGTTTTTAATGCAGTTCAAGCTAATACTATTACTTTTGCTTTTGAAGAAGCTTTTGGTTTTAGTCGTTTTGGAGTAGGAATTGTATTATCTGCTTTTGTAGCAATTATAATTTTTGGTGGAGTTAAAAGAATTGCCAGGACAGTTGAAAAAATAGTACCTATTATGGCAATTGGTTATTTAATCATAGCTCTAATTGTAGTTTTCAAGAATTTATCTGCTGTTCCAGAAGTTTTTTCATTAATTTTCAGTAATGCTTTTGGTTTAAATGAAGCTATTGGTGGTGGTTTAGGTGCTACTATTATGATGGGAATTAAAAGAGGTCTTTTCTCAAATGAAGCTGGAATGGGTAGTGCTCCTAATGCAGCTGCTACCGCAGAAGTTACTCACCCAGTTAAACAGGGATTAGTTCAAACTTTAGCAGTTTTTACTGATACGATTTTAATCTGTAGTGCTACTGCTTTTGTAATTATAATTTCTGGAGTTTATACTGAAACTGGTTTAGAAGGGATTCAATTAACTCAATTAGCTTTAACCAAAACTGTTGGTCCTTGGGCAGATATTTTTGTAGCTATAGCTATTTTATTATTTGCTTTTAGTTCCATTTTAGGAAATTATGTTTATGGTGAAACAAATATTAAATTTGGTAATATAAGTAATAATTGGTTGATTGTTTATCGAATTGCTGTTTTAGCTATGGTTTTATTTGGTTCTGTTTCTAAAATTAATTTAGTTTGGAATATGGCAGATTTATCAATGGGTTTAATGGCTTTTGTTAATTTAATTGCAATTACTTTCTTAGCTCCTATAGCTGCTAAAGTACTTAAAGACTATGCAGATCAGAAAAAACTAGGCAAAAATCCTGTTTTTAAAAAGGATACAATTTCTGAAACAGCTGAAGTTGAGTGTTGGGATTAA
- the glsA gene encoding glutaminase A → MLYNSLISKNKEQLQQKVEEVVENNRHYAKLGNLASYIPVLTEADPTQVGLSIWTIKGESFNAGAYQTRFTIQSISKIITLILALLDNGRDAVFKKVGMEPSGKSYNAIESINCCNKPFNPMINAGAIAVTSMIKGDSPQIKFARIMNFFKKITKSDNLELDERVYLSEKRTGIRNRTLAYYMKEKNIIEGEVEAALDLYFRQCSILVTAKELASLGAILANDGVDYETKEQIVPAAIVKLVRALMVTCGLYNESGEFAVKVGLPAKSGVGGGMLAIVPGKFGIGTFGPALDANGNSITGLKILENLAQALDLSIL, encoded by the coding sequence ATGCTATATAATAGCTTAATTTCTAAAAATAAAGAGCAATTACAGCAAAAAGTAGAAGAAGTGGTTGAAAATAATAGGCATTATGCTAAATTAGGTAATTTGGCAAGCTATATTCCTGTTTTAACTGAGGCAGATCCTACTCAAGTTGGTTTGAGTATCTGGACAATTAAAGGAGAATCGTTTAATGCAGGTGCTTATCAGACTAGATTTACTATCCAGAGTATTTCTAAAATTATTACTTTAATTTTAGCTTTATTAGATAATGGAAGAGATGCTGTTTTTAAAAAGGTAGGGATGGAGCCTTCAGGTAAATCTTATAATGCAATTGAAAGTATTAATTGCTGTAATAAACCTTTTAATCCGATGATTAATGCTGGAGCAATAGCTGTAACTTCGATGATTAAAGGTGATAGCCCTCAAATTAAATTTGCAAGAATAATGAATTTTTTTAAAAAAATTACTAAAAGTGATAACTTAGAATTAGATGAGCGAGTATATTTATCAGAAAAAAGAACTGGAATTCGAAATAGAACTTTAGCTTATTATATGAAGGAAAAAAACATTATTGAAGGGGAGGTGGAAGCAGCACTTGATTTATATTTTAGGCAGTGTTCTATTTTAGTTACAGCAAAAGAATTAGCAAGTTTAGGAGCTATACTGGCCAATGATGGAGTAGATTATGAAACTAAAGAGCAAATTGTTCCAGCAGCTATAGTTAAATTAGTACGTGCTTTGATGGTGACTTGTGGTTTATATAATGAATCAGGCGAATTTGCTGTTAAAGTTGGGCTGCCAGCCAAAAGTGGTGTTGGTGGTGGAATGTTAGCTATTGTTCCAGGTAAATTTGGAATTGGGACTTTTGGTCCTGCTTTAGATGCCAATGGAAATAGTATTACAGGTCTCAAAATTTTAGAAAATTTGGCTCAGGCTTTAGATTTAAGTATTTTATAA
- the gltS gene encoding sodium/glutamate symporter codes for MEINLDMIQTITLAVVIYYFGNWVRSKVDFLDRFCIPAPVIGGILFAFLNLIMRESGVLFLNFDTSLQSPAMIVFFTTVGLGASLELVKKGGIQVALFWLVATFIALGQNAISIVLSKILHINPLMALLSGSISMIGGHGTGAAFGQLFEQQYGIEGALTAAMAAATFGLVIGGLIGGPIGKKLIEKNNLNPQPEQYENKQKGEQEERLNYQSIFKTFMVILIAMSFGSVVEKFFDSLNFTLPAYISAMIIAALILNLGEATGKWEINSKANNLIGSIGLNIFLSMALMSLRLWELADIAGPMLIILIAQAIFMALMAYFVVFKLMNKDYDGAVLSGGICGFGMGATPNGVANMEALVDKFGSAPRAFFVLPIVGAFLIDFTNAIIITTVANLIA; via the coding sequence ATGGAAATAAATTTAGACATGATTCAAACAATTACTTTGGCAGTTGTGATTTATTATTTTGGGAACTGGGTCAGATCTAAAGTTGATTTTCTGGATAGGTTTTGTATACCGGCTCCAGTTATTGGGGGTATTTTATTTGCTTTCTTAAATTTAATTATGAGAGAAAGTGGAGTTTTATTTTTAAATTTTGATACTAGTTTACAAAGTCCAGCAATGATTGTCTTCTTTACTACTGTAGGCTTAGGTGCTAGTTTAGAGTTAGTAAAAAAAGGAGGGATTCAGGTAGCTTTATTTTGGCTTGTGGCAACTTTTATAGCTCTTGGTCAAAATGCTATTTCGATAGTGCTTTCTAAAATACTGCATATTAATCCTTTAATGGCTCTACTTTCTGGTTCTATTTCGATGATTGGTGGTCATGGAACTGGAGCAGCTTTTGGGCAGCTATTTGAACAGCAGTATGGAATTGAGGGTGCTTTGACAGCAGCAATGGCAGCTGCAACCTTTGGCCTTGTTATTGGTGGTTTAATTGGAGGTCCAATTGGTAAAAAATTAATTGAAAAAAACAATTTAAATCCTCAGCCTGAGCAATATGAGAATAAGCAGAAGGGTGAGCAAGAAGAAAGATTAAATTACCAAAGTATTTTTAAAACTTTTATGGTAATTTTAATTGCTATGAGTTTTGGTTCTGTAGTTGAAAAATTCTTTGATAGTTTAAATTTTACTTTACCTGCTTACATAAGTGCAATGATTATTGCTGCTTTAATACTTAATTTAGGAGAAGCAACTGGTAAATGGGAAATAAATAGCAAAGCTAATAATTTAATTGGTAGTATTGGACTTAATATCTTTTTGTCAATGGCTTTGATGAGCTTGCGTTTATGGGAACTTGCTGATATAGCAGGACCAATGCTTATTATTTTAATAGCTCAAGCGATTTTTATGGCTTTAATGGCTTATTTTGTTGTATTCAAACTAATGAATAAAGATTATGATGGAGCTGTTTTATCTGGTGGTATTTGTGGTTTTGGTATGGGAGCAACCCCGAATGGAGTAGCTAATATGGAAGCTCTAGTTGATAAATTTGGTTCTGCGCCAAGGGCATTTTTTGTTTTACCAATAGTTGGAGCTTTTTTAATTGACTTTACAAATGCTATAATTATTACTACAGTTGCAAATTTAATTGCTTAA
- a CDS encoding Fe-S-containing hydro-lyase: MSKVKIQTPLTLEKVKELKAGDSVLISGTIYTARDAAHARMLASLEKGEELPFALKNQIIYYVGPAPAKPGQAIGSAGPTTSYRMDPFAPAFIKEGLKGMIGKGLRNQEVIDTMQAEGAVYFAATGGAAALIAQRIKKAEIIAYEDLGAEAVRKLEVEDFPATVVIDAEANNLYQKGDS; this comes from the coding sequence ATGAGTAAGGTAAAAATACAAACTCCCTTAACTTTAGAAAAAGTTAAGGAATTAAAAGCAGGAGATAGTGTTTTAATTAGTGGTACAATTTATACTGCAAGAGATGCTGCTCATGCTAGAATGTTAGCTAGTTTAGAAAAAGGAGAAGAATTACCTTTTGCTTTGAAAAATCAGATAATTTACTATGTAGGACCTGCTCCTGCTAAACCTGGTCAGGCAATAGGTTCGGCTGGACCAACAACAAGTTATAGAATGGATCCTTTTGCTCCAGCTTTTATTAAAGAAGGTTTAAAGGGAATGATTGGTAAAGGTTTAAGAAACCAAGAAGTTATTGATACTATGCAGGCAGAAGGAGCAGTTTATTTTGCAGCTACTGGTGGAGCAGCAGCTTTAATTGCCCAGAGAATAAAAAAAGCTGAAATTATTGCCTATGAAGATTTAGGGGCAGAAGCTGTGAGAAAATTAGAAGTAGAAGATTTTCCAGCAACAGTTGTAATTGATGCAGAAGCTAATAATTTATATCAAAAGGGGGATAGCTGA
- a CDS encoding fumarate hydratase, with protein MGIKAAEITNKVAEMCMEANYNLGDDIVQSYKEALAKEESEVAKNILEQLIENAKIAKKERVPICQDTGMTVVFVELGQDAVIEGGELYSAINQGVAKGYKEGYLRKSVVSDPLDRENTKDNTPAVIHAEIVAGDGLKITVAPKGFGSENMSQIKMLKPTAGVEGVKEFVLKTVAEAGPNPCPPIIVGVGIGGTFEKAALIAKKSLLRKVGARNPDPKTAALEKQLLKEVNQLDVGPQGLGGLTTALDVKIEKYPTHIAGLPVAVNISCHVTRHQTRILA; from the coding sequence ATGGGAATAAAAGCTGCAGAAATTACAAATAAAGTAGCTGAAATGTGTATGGAAGCTAATTATAATTTAGGTGATGATATTGTTCAAAGTTATAAAGAAGCTTTAGCTAAAGAAGAATCTGAGGTCGCAAAAAATATTTTAGAACAGTTAATTGAAAATGCTAAAATTGCTAAAAAAGAACGAGTACCTATTTGTCAGGATACAGGAATGACTGTTGTTTTCGTAGAATTAGGTCAAGATGCTGTAATTGAAGGTGGAGAGCTTTACTCAGCTATTAACCAAGGAGTTGCTAAAGGTTATAAAGAAGGTTATTTAAGAAAGTCAGTTGTAAGTGACCCATTAGATAGAGAAAATACTAAAGATAATACACCAGCTGTTATTCATGCAGAAATTGTGGCTGGGGATGGCTTAAAAATAACTGTGGCTCCAAAAGGATTTGGTAGTGAAAATATGAGTCAGATTAAAATGTTAAAACCAACTGCTGGAGTTGAAGGAGTTAAAGAATTTGTCTTAAAAACAGTTGCTGAAGCAGGTCCAAATCCTTGTCCTCCAATTATTGTAGGAGTGGGAATTGGTGGTACTTTTGAAAAAGCTGCTTTAATTGCTAAAAAATCTTTATTAAGAAAAGTAGGAGCTAGAAATCCTGATCCGAAAACAGCTGCTTTGGAAAAACAATTATTAAAAGAAGTAAATCAATTAGATGTTGGTCCCCAAGGTTTAGGTGGTTTAACTACAGCTTTAGATGTTAAAATAGAAAAATATCCAACTCATATTGCTGGTTTACCAGTTGCTGTTAATATTAGTTGTCATGTTACAAGACACCAAACAAGAATTTTAGCTTAA
- a CDS encoding sigma-54 interaction domain-containing protein, producing the protein MKKELVVLTISKVTSNLFRRQLNDIFADKIMIKYLTTEELKSQKIKSDMVLTTKSLIKEKNIDDYIFAQSDVLIARRSLNISYLEDLIKINDQSRVLLINDTKLGAYEAKSLLEEVGINHLELIPYYPGKKAPANVKIAINLGEEHLIPDYIERVVNIGSRVLDITTIIEIAVKMGIMDTNFDFLSSHYIRELVTMGKRLNHRIKDQERTNKKLDTVMNHVHDGIIYINQDQEIEIFNQKAEEIFSMKTEAVIGKKVAPTIPNTKLDQILTNKIVHKNALQDVGNNKIVSTRVPVEMDGKIIGALATFKDVTDIKKLEADLRLKLKKKGHIAKYNFQNIIGQSKEIKKVIKKAKKIAKSESTILIQGESGTGKELFAQSIHNYSDRFQNPFVAINCAAFPDNLLESELFGYEGGAFTGAKKGGKPGVFEQAHTGTIFLDEIGDISANIQARLLRVLQEKEIMRIGGTKMIPIDIRVVAATNKDLYQLIQTGEFREDLYYRLNVLSLFIPPLRKRREDILLLIEYFFNKFDAKDMELSKPLISKLYNYNWQGNVRELENCIEYLVQIYTGEIGIQDLPPHFLRKNQKETNIQENELAKLDLGEEKEYLFILNELYLARQLDHRTGRREIAENAKVNDLYLSPQMVRSRLNKLEAQNMVEIGVGRQGTTITAKGIKVLKTVSD; encoded by the coding sequence TTGAAAAAAGAATTAGTTGTTTTAACAATTAGTAAAGTTACCAGTAATTTATTTAGAAGACAGTTAAATGATATTTTTGCAGATAAAATAATGATTAAATATTTAACAACTGAAGAGTTGAAATCTCAAAAAATTAAGTCAGATATGGTTTTGACTACAAAGTCATTGATTAAAGAAAAAAATATAGATGATTATATTTTTGCTCAAAGTGACGTTTTAATTGCCAGAAGATCACTTAATATTTCTTATTTAGAAGATTTAATTAAAATTAATGATCAGAGCCGTGTTTTATTGATTAATGATACTAAATTAGGGGCTTATGAGGCCAAATCTCTTTTAGAAGAAGTAGGGATTAATCATTTAGAATTAATACCATATTATCCTGGTAAAAAAGCACCAGCTAATGTCAAAATTGCTATTAATTTAGGAGAAGAACATTTAATTCCTGATTATATTGAGCGCGTTGTTAATATTGGCAGTCGAGTTTTAGATATTACTACTATTATAGAAATCGCTGTTAAAATGGGGATTATGGATACTAATTTTGATTTTTTATCTTCACATTATATTAGAGAATTAGTGACAATGGGTAAAAGATTAAACCATCGGATTAAAGATCAGGAAAGAACAAATAAAAAATTAGATACAGTTATGAACCATGTCCATGATGGAATTATTTATATTAATCAAGATCAAGAAATAGAAATTTTTAATCAAAAAGCAGAAGAAATCTTTTCAATGAAAACTGAAGCAGTGATTGGTAAAAAAGTTGCTCCAACTATCCCTAACACAAAATTAGATCAAATCTTAACTAATAAAATTGTACATAAAAATGCTTTACAAGATGTTGGCAATAATAAAATAGTCAGTACTAGGGTTCCAGTTGAAATGGATGGGAAGATTATTGGGGCTTTAGCAACTTTTAAAGATGTTACAGATATTAAAAAATTAGAAGCTGATTTGAGACTGAAACTGAAGAAAAAAGGCCATATTGCTAAGTATAATTTTCAAAATATTATTGGTCAAAGTAAAGAAATAAAAAAGGTAATAAAAAAGGCGAAAAAAATTGCTAAAAGCGAATCGACTATTTTAATTCAGGGTGAAAGTGGTACTGGTAAAGAACTTTTTGCCCAATCAATCCATAATTATTCAGATCGTTTTCAAAATCCTTTTGTGGCTATTAATTGTGCAGCTTTTCCTGATAATCTGTTAGAAAGTGAGCTCTTTGGATATGAAGGGGGAGCTTTTACTGGAGCTAAAAAGGGTGGTAAACCCGGAGTCTTTGAGCAGGCACATACAGGTACGATATTTTTGGATGAAATAGGAGATATTTCTGCTAATATTCAGGCCAGGCTGCTGCGAGTTTTGCAGGAAAAAGAAATAATGAGAATTGGTGGCACTAAAATGATACCAATTGATATTAGAGTTGTGGCTGCTACAAATAAAGATCTATATCAGTTAATCCAGACTGGAGAATTTAGGGAGGATCTTTATTATAGATTAAATGTTCTTTCTTTATTTATTCCACCTCTGCGGAAGCGGAGAGAAGATATTTTATTATTAATTGAATATTTTTTTAATAAATTTGATGCCAAAGATATGGAATTATCAAAGCCATTAATTAGTAAATTATATAATTATAATTGGCAGGGAAATGTACGCGAATTAGAAAATTGTATTGAATATTTAGTTCAAATTTATACAGGAGAAATTGGGATTCAAGATCTGCCACCTCATTTTTTAAGGAAAAATCAAAAAGAAACTAATATTCAAGAAAATGAGTTAGCGAAGTTAGACTTAGGTGAAGAAAAAGAATACTTATTTATTTTAAATGAATTATATTTGGCCAGACAGTTAGACCACAGAACAGGTAGAAGAGAAATAGCCGAAAATGCCAAAGTAAATGATCTTTATTTATCACCCCAAATGGTGAGAAGTAGATTAAATAAATTAGAGGCTCAAAATATGGTTGAAATTGGAGTTGGTAGGCAGGGAACAACTATAACTGCAAAGGGAATTAAAGTTTTAAAAACAGTTTCTGATTAA